A genomic stretch from Kribbella amoyensis includes:
- a CDS encoding YciI family protein, translating to MAEYLIYFNQQWVGDHSEEWFAGRGPLAMAAVNEMKAAGVYVFAGGLEEEDGPVYGADPTSGDVLITDGPYVESKEFLGGFAVVDVPDDEAAKFWAAKIAEACGWPHEIRRFKPQPKIE from the coding sequence ATGGCCGAGTACCTCATCTACTTCAATCAGCAGTGGGTGGGTGACCACAGCGAGGAGTGGTTCGCCGGGCGTGGGCCACTCGCGATGGCAGCTGTGAACGAGATGAAGGCTGCTGGGGTCTACGTGTTCGCCGGTGGGCTGGAGGAAGAGGACGGCCCGGTCTACGGCGCCGACCCCACCAGTGGAGACGTACTGATCACCGACGGGCCCTACGTCGAGAGCAAGGAGTTCCTGGGCGGGTTCGCCGTGGTGGACGTACCCGACGACGAGGCCGCCAAGTTCTGGGCCGCCAAGATCGCCGAAGCCTGCGGCTGGCCCCACGAGATCCGCCGCTTCAAACCCCAACCCAAGATCGAGTAA
- a CDS encoding DUF1932 domain-containing protein, protein MRIAVFHPGAMGSRLAAGLVAAGHEVHWVPAGRSTASVERAESAGLVGSTFEDAVGVAEVVLCSCAPQGAVGIAEQVGRAGFAGVYVEANPLSPASLTLAQDALPEATFVDAGVIGPPPTGGSSPTHLVLAGSAAQQVADLYAGTAVTPLVVGEEPGAASAAKSAYALYNKGRNALAVLAFQLAEKHGVTEALTAQRVRTDAEILGDPALPEQLTRVAWRWGPEFDEIGETLDAAGLDGEAARALREVWTKLSR, encoded by the coding sequence ATGCGGATCGCGGTCTTCCACCCCGGCGCGATGGGGTCCCGGCTGGCGGCCGGGTTGGTGGCCGCCGGCCACGAGGTGCACTGGGTACCGGCGGGCCGCAGTACGGCGTCCGTCGAGCGGGCCGAGTCGGCCGGGCTGGTCGGCAGCACGTTCGAGGACGCCGTCGGAGTGGCCGAGGTGGTGCTGTGTTCGTGTGCTCCGCAGGGCGCGGTCGGGATCGCCGAGCAGGTCGGGCGGGCCGGGTTCGCCGGCGTGTACGTCGAGGCGAACCCGTTGTCACCTGCCTCGCTCACCCTGGCCCAGGACGCGTTGCCTGAGGCCACCTTCGTCGACGCGGGCGTGATCGGCCCGCCACCGACGGGCGGGAGTTCCCCGACCCACCTCGTCCTCGCCGGGTCGGCCGCGCAGCAGGTGGCCGACCTGTACGCCGGGACGGCCGTCACGCCGTTGGTCGTGGGGGAGGAGCCCGGGGCGGCGAGCGCGGCCAAGTCGGCGTACGCGTTGTACAACAAGGGCCGGAACGCGTTGGCGGTCCTCGCGTTCCAGCTGGCCGAAAAGCACGGTGTCACCGAGGCGCTCACCGCACAACGGGTCCGGACGGACGCCGAGATCCTCGGTGATCCCGCGTTGCCGGAGCAGCTGACCCGGGTCGCCTGGCGGTGGGGTCCGGAGTTCGACGAGATCGGCGAGACGCTCGACGCGGCCGGGCTCGACGGCGAGGCGGCCCGCGCGCTCCGCGAGGTGTGGACGAAGCTCAGCCGTTGA
- the pth gene encoding aminoacyl-tRNA hydrolase, whose translation MADDVWLVVGLGNPGPSYARTRHNIGHLVADELAARTGDRWKQHKQVKAEVVETRISGLRTVLAKPRSYMNESGGPVSGLLRFFKVTPAALVVVHDELDLDFGTLRAKFGGGDNGHNGLRSIRKSVGTGDYYRVRFGVGRPPGRQNPADFVLNEFSSTERKDLPFAVDRTADAVESLLTDGLDVTQGRFNS comes from the coding sequence GTGGCGGACGACGTGTGGTTGGTCGTCGGGCTGGGGAATCCCGGCCCTTCGTACGCCCGGACCCGGCACAACATCGGTCACCTGGTCGCCGACGAGTTGGCGGCGCGGACCGGGGACCGGTGGAAGCAGCACAAGCAGGTCAAGGCCGAGGTGGTCGAGACCAGGATCAGCGGTCTGCGGACCGTCCTGGCCAAGCCCCGGTCGTACATGAACGAGTCGGGCGGCCCGGTCTCCGGGCTGCTCCGGTTCTTCAAGGTCACCCCGGCCGCGCTGGTCGTCGTGCACGACGAGCTCGACCTCGACTTCGGCACCCTGCGGGCCAAGTTCGGCGGCGGCGACAACGGTCACAACGGGCTGCGCTCGATCCGGAAGTCGGTTGGCACCGGCGACTACTATCGAGTCCGGTTCGGTGTCGGCCGCCCGCCCGGTCGGCAGAACCCCGCAGATTTCGTGCTGAACGAGTTCTCCTCCACCGAGCGCAAGGACCTGCCGTTCGCGGTCGACCGGACCGCCGACGCCGTCGAGTCGCTCCTGACGGACGGACTCGACGTAACCCAAGGACGGTTCAATTCGTGA
- the mfd gene encoding transcription-repair coupling factor, translating into MKLAGLVDTLITDPVVAEAVRDARSSTQPDGVTALDLSAPGPVRPLLLAALASARNGADRPVLAVTATFREAEELTEALQCLLEPSTVAYYPAWETLPHERLSPRSDTVGRRLAVLRRLVHPDPSDETTGPIKILVAPVRSVLQPQVAGLADLKPVQLHVGDSVELDDVVERLSAAAYHRVDLVERRGEFAVRGGIIDVFPPTEEHPLRVDFFGDDVEEVRYFAVADQRSLEIAEHGLWAPPCRELLLTDEVRSRAGVLAKEHPELAELFEKLAEGHAVEGMESLAPVLVDRMELLVDLMPAGTHVVVSDPERVRARAHDLVATSQEFLEASWAAAAGGGEAPIDLGAAAYMALADVRTHALDRGLAWWSLSPFAAAPADADVPVLRDSMGERVAFDIDPDAGAVRSKQIAAHEVDPYRGETAAAVEDVRGWLRDGWRVVCVTEGHGPAQRLAEVFAEAELPARTVESIEAVPDPGVVQISQGGLDHGFIADGIKFAVLTENDLAGQRSVAERRSQQRMPSRRKKTIDPLELQPGDHVVHEQHGVGRYVEMMQRTVGSGSQKATREYVVIEFAPSKRGQPGDRLYVPTDQLDQVTRYVGGEQPTLDKMGGGDWAKRKGRARKAVRQIAGELIKLYAARQATKGHAFAKDTPWQGELEDAFPFVETPDQLATIDDVKRDMERVTPMDRIVCGDVGYGKTEIAVRAAFKAVQDGKQVAVLVPTTLLVQQHYATFAERYAAFPVNVAPLSRFQTDKEAKAAMDGLADGSVDVVIGTHRLLSGEVQFKDLGLVIVDEEQRFGVEHKEQLKRLRTAVDVLTMSATPIPRTLEMSITGIREMSTIATPPEERHPVLTFVGAYDEGQVTAAIRRELLREGQVFLVHNRVNTIEKAAARIRQLVPEARVSVAHGQMNEHTLEQVIQDFWEKRSDVIVCTTIVESGIDISNANTLIVERSDLLGLSQLHQLRGRVGRGRERAYAYFFFPPEKPLTETAHDRLATIAQHADLGAGMQVAMKDLEIRGAGNLLGGEQSGHIADVGFDLYVRLVGEAVAEYRGDTQAEEPEVKIELPIDAHLPHDYIPSQRLRLEMYQRLAAVRDEADRGGGAGDASLSVAELVEELHDRYGNIPQPVLNLIEVAKFRNHARRAGLHDVTLQGNLIRFGPVDLPDSKVLRLNRLYPKSLVKPQLRTILVPRPATRPVAGQPLRDQELLQWCTTLIDDVIAEPVGAPA; encoded by the coding sequence GTGAAGCTGGCCGGTCTGGTCGACACCCTGATCACCGATCCGGTGGTGGCCGAGGCCGTTCGTGACGCCCGGAGTTCCACCCAGCCGGACGGTGTCACGGCACTCGACCTGAGCGCTCCCGGGCCGGTACGCCCGTTGCTGCTCGCCGCTCTCGCCTCCGCGCGCAACGGCGCCGACCGCCCGGTTCTGGCGGTCACCGCGACCTTCCGCGAGGCGGAGGAGCTCACCGAGGCGCTGCAGTGCCTGCTCGAGCCGAGCACCGTCGCGTACTACCCGGCCTGGGAGACGCTGCCGCACGAGCGCCTGTCGCCCCGGTCCGACACGGTCGGCCGCCGCTTGGCCGTACTGCGTCGCCTGGTGCACCCGGATCCGTCGGACGAGACCACCGGGCCGATCAAGATCCTGGTCGCGCCGGTGCGGTCCGTGCTGCAGCCCCAGGTGGCCGGGCTGGCCGATCTCAAGCCGGTGCAGCTGCACGTCGGCGACTCGGTCGAGCTGGACGACGTGGTCGAGCGGTTGTCGGCCGCGGCGTACCACCGGGTCGACCTGGTCGAGCGGCGCGGCGAGTTCGCGGTTCGCGGCGGCATCATCGACGTCTTCCCGCCGACCGAGGAGCACCCGTTGCGGGTCGACTTCTTCGGCGACGACGTGGAGGAGGTCCGGTACTTCGCGGTGGCCGATCAGCGCTCGCTGGAGATCGCCGAGCACGGCCTGTGGGCACCGCCGTGCCGCGAGCTGCTGCTGACCGACGAGGTGCGCTCGCGGGCCGGCGTCCTGGCCAAGGAACACCCGGAACTGGCCGAGCTGTTCGAGAAGCTCGCCGAGGGTCACGCGGTCGAGGGGATGGAGTCGCTCGCGCCCGTCCTGGTCGATCGGATGGAGCTGCTCGTCGACCTGATGCCGGCCGGGACGCACGTCGTGGTCAGCGACCCCGAGCGGGTCCGGGCCCGGGCGCACGACCTGGTCGCGACCAGCCAGGAGTTCCTCGAGGCCTCCTGGGCGGCCGCCGCCGGTGGCGGTGAGGCGCCGATCGACCTGGGCGCCGCCGCGTACATGGCGCTGGCCGACGTCCGGACGCACGCGCTGGACCGCGGTCTCGCCTGGTGGAGCCTGTCGCCGTTCGCGGCGGCTCCGGCCGACGCGGACGTGCCCGTCCTGCGGGACTCGATGGGGGAGCGGGTCGCGTTCGACATCGACCCCGACGCCGGAGCGGTCCGCAGCAAGCAGATCGCCGCGCACGAGGTGGATCCGTACCGCGGTGAGACCGCCGCCGCCGTCGAGGACGTCCGCGGCTGGTTGCGGGACGGCTGGCGGGTCGTCTGTGTGACCGAGGGCCACGGTCCGGCCCAGCGGCTGGCCGAGGTGTTCGCCGAGGCGGAGCTGCCGGCCCGGACCGTCGAGTCGATCGAAGCCGTCCCCGATCCGGGCGTCGTGCAGATCTCGCAGGGCGGCCTGGACCACGGGTTCATTGCCGACGGCATCAAGTTCGCGGTGCTGACCGAGAACGACCTGGCCGGTCAGCGCTCGGTGGCCGAACGGCGTTCCCAGCAACGGATGCCGAGCCGGCGGAAGAAGACGATCGACCCGCTCGAGCTGCAGCCCGGCGACCACGTGGTGCACGAGCAGCACGGCGTCGGCCGGTACGTCGAGATGATGCAGCGCACCGTCGGGTCCGGTTCGCAGAAGGCGACCCGCGAGTACGTCGTGATCGAGTTCGCGCCGAGCAAGCGCGGCCAGCCCGGCGACCGGTTGTACGTGCCGACCGACCAGCTCGATCAGGTCACCCGGTACGTCGGTGGTGAGCAGCCCACGCTGGACAAGATGGGCGGCGGCGACTGGGCCAAGCGCAAGGGCCGTGCCCGCAAGGCGGTCCGGCAGATCGCGGGCGAGCTGATCAAGCTGTACGCCGCCCGGCAGGCGACCAAGGGGCACGCGTTCGCCAAGGACACCCCGTGGCAGGGCGAGCTGGAGGACGCGTTCCCGTTCGTCGAGACGCCGGACCAGCTGGCCACCATCGACGACGTGAAGCGCGACATGGAGCGGGTCACGCCGATGGACCGGATCGTCTGTGGCGACGTCGGTTACGGCAAGACCGAGATCGCGGTCCGGGCGGCGTTCAAGGCGGTCCAGGACGGCAAGCAGGTCGCGGTCCTGGTCCCGACCACGCTGCTCGTCCAGCAGCACTACGCCACCTTCGCCGAGCGGTACGCCGCCTTCCCGGTGAACGTCGCGCCGTTGTCGCGGTTCCAGACCGACAAGGAGGCCAAGGCCGCCATGGACGGCCTGGCCGACGGGTCGGTCGACGTGGTGATCGGCACGCACCGGCTGTTGTCCGGGGAGGTCCAGTTCAAGGACCTCGGCCTGGTTATCGTCGACGAGGAGCAGCGGTTCGGCGTCGAGCACAAGGAGCAGCTGAAGCGGCTGCGGACCGCGGTCGACGTACTGACCATGTCCGCGACGCCGATCCCGCGCACCCTGGAGATGTCGATCACCGGCATCCGGGAGATGTCCACGATCGCCACCCCGCCGGAGGAACGGCATCCGGTGCTGACCTTCGTCGGCGCGTACGACGAGGGCCAGGTGACCGCGGCGATCCGGCGCGAGCTGCTCCGCGAGGGCCAGGTCTTCCTGGTCCACAACCGGGTGAACACGATCGAGAAGGCGGCCGCCCGGATCCGCCAGCTGGTCCCGGAGGCCCGGGTCAGCGTCGCGCACGGGCAGATGAACGAGCACACCCTGGAGCAGGTGATCCAGGACTTCTGGGAGAAGCGCTCGGACGTCATCGTCTGCACCACGATCGTCGAGTCCGGGATCGACATCTCGAACGCGAACACGCTGATCGTGGAACGCTCCGACCTGCTCGGCCTGTCCCAGCTGCACCAGCTCCGCGGCCGGGTCGGCCGTGGCCGCGAGCGGGCGTACGCGTACTTCTTCTTCCCGCCGGAGAAGCCGCTCACCGAGACCGCGCACGACCGGCTCGCCACCATCGCCCAGCACGCCGACCTCGGCGCCGGGATGCAGGTGGCGATGAAGGACCTGGAGATCCGCGGCGCCGGCAACCTGCTCGGCGGCGAGCAGTCCGGCCACATCGCCGACGTCGGGTTCGACCTGTACGTCCGGCTGGTCGGCGAGGCGGTCGCGGAGTACCGCGGCGACACCCAGGCCGAGGAGCCCGAGGTCAAGATCGAGCTGCCGATCGACGCGCACCTGCCGCACGACTATATCCCGTCGCAGCGGCTGCGGCTGGAGATGTACCAGCGGCTGGCCGCCGTCCGGGATGAGGCTGACCGGGGCGGTGGGGCGGGGGACGCATCGCTCAGCGTCGCCGAACTGGTCGAGGAGCTGCACGACCGGTACGGCAACATCCCGCAGCCGGTGCTGAACCTGATCGAGGTGGCGAAGTTCCGCAACCACGCCCGCCGGGCCGGTCTGCACGACGTCACCCTGCAGGGCAACCTGATCCGGTTCGGCCCGGTCGACCTGCCCGATTCGAAGGTGCTGCGGCTGAACAGGCTGTACCCGAAGAGTCTGGTCAAACCGCAACTGCGTACGATCCTGGTGCCGAGACCTGCCACCCGGCCGGTCGCCGGTCAGCCGC
- a CDS encoding ribose-phosphate diphosphokinase — MSGMKRTTEKNLMVFSGRAHPELAEEVAEQLGSGLVPTSAYDFANGEIYVRFEESVRGSDAFVIQSHTSPINEWIMEQLIMVDALKRASAKRITVVLPFYGYARQDKKHRGREPISARLMADLFKTAGANRLICVDLHTSQIQGFFDGPVDHLMALPILSQYVANKYGDQQLAVVSPDAGRIKVAEQWSARLNGAPLAFIHKTRDIDQPNETVANRVVGEVKDRVCILVDDMIDTAGTITKAADALYADGAAGVVIAATHAILSGPAVDRLKNCQASEVIVTNTLPIPAERQFDKLTELSIAPLISRAIREVFEDGSVTSLFDGRA; from the coding sequence ATGAGCGGGATGAAGCGGACCACCGAGAAGAACCTGATGGTGTTCTCCGGCCGGGCTCACCCGGAGCTGGCCGAAGAGGTCGCCGAGCAACTCGGGTCGGGCCTGGTGCCGACCTCGGCGTACGACTTCGCCAACGGTGAGATCTACGTCCGGTTCGAGGAGTCGGTCCGGGGCAGCGACGCGTTCGTGATCCAGAGCCACACCTCGCCGATCAACGAGTGGATCATGGAGCAGCTGATCATGGTCGACGCGCTGAAGCGGGCGTCGGCCAAGCGGATCACCGTGGTGCTGCCGTTCTACGGGTACGCCCGGCAGGACAAGAAGCACCGCGGCCGGGAGCCGATCTCGGCCCGGCTGATGGCGGACCTGTTCAAGACCGCGGGCGCGAACCGGCTGATCTGCGTGGACCTGCACACCTCGCAGATCCAGGGCTTCTTCGACGGCCCGGTGGACCACCTGATGGCGCTGCCGATCCTGAGCCAGTACGTGGCGAACAAGTACGGCGACCAGCAGCTGGCCGTGGTCTCGCCGGACGCCGGCCGGATCAAGGTGGCCGAGCAGTGGTCGGCCCGGCTGAACGGCGCCCCGCTGGCCTTCATCCACAAGACCCGGGACATCGACCAGCCGAACGAGACGGTCGCGAACCGGGTCGTCGGTGAGGTCAAGGACCGGGTCTGCATCCTGGTCGACGACATGATCGACACGGCCGGCACGATCACCAAGGCGGCCGACGCGCTGTACGCCGACGGCGCCGCGGGCGTGGTGATCGCGGCGACGCACGCGATCCTGTCCGGCCCGGCGGTGGACCGGCTGAAGAACTGCCAGGCCAGCGAGGTGATCGTCACGAACACGCTGCCGATCCCGGCCGAGCGGCAGTTCGACAAGCTGACCGAGCTGTCGATCGCGCCGTTGATCAGCCGGGCGATCCGCGAGGTCTTCGAGGACGGGTCGGTCACCAGCCTGTTCGACGGCCGCGCCTGA
- the glmU gene encoding bifunctional UDP-N-acetylglucosamine diphosphorylase/glucosamine-1-phosphate N-acetyltransferase GlmU: MTSHRPAAVIVMAAGQGTRMKSATPKVLHEIGGRSLVGHAVVTARALSPAHLVVVVGTGRELVEQHLAELDPDVRTAVQEQQLGTGDAVRAGLTAVPDDFDGSVIVTSGDVPLLQSETLAELVAEHDKHGNAITVLTARVPDPTGYGRILPGPDGTVAGIVEHKDATAEQRQIDEINAGIYVFDAATLRAGLARITTDNAQGELYLTDVLAIAKGDGKRVGAFVTEDAMQTEGVNDRVQLATLRAELNRRTLAALMRSGVTVVDPNTTWVDQTVELAPDVTLLPNTQLHGATKVATGATIGPDTTLTDLEVGEGATIIRCHGQGAVVGAGASVGPFAYLRPGTTLGAKGKIGTFVETKNAAIADGAKVPHLTYAGDATIGAGANIGAGTIFANYDGVNKFHSTVGRYAFVGSNSVLVAPADIADGAYIAAGSAVDQPVGPGEIAVARGRQRNIKGWVARKRAGTKTAKAAEAALAAQAEGGTAAVEGTPEQADPAPLSDTGEKA; encoded by the coding sequence GTGACTTCCCACCGTCCTGCGGCGGTCATCGTCATGGCCGCCGGTCAGGGAACCCGGATGAAATCCGCGACCCCGAAGGTGCTGCACGAGATCGGCGGGCGCAGTCTCGTCGGGCACGCGGTGGTCACCGCCCGTGCGCTCTCGCCGGCCCATCTGGTGGTCGTCGTCGGCACCGGCCGTGAACTGGTCGAGCAGCACCTGGCCGAGCTGGACCCGGACGTCCGCACCGCCGTCCAGGAGCAGCAGCTCGGGACCGGCGACGCGGTCCGCGCCGGCCTGACCGCCGTCCCGGACGACTTCGACGGCTCGGTGATCGTGACGTCCGGCGACGTCCCGCTGCTGCAGTCCGAGACGCTGGCCGAGTTGGTTGCCGAGCACGACAAACACGGCAACGCGATCACCGTCCTGACCGCCCGGGTCCCCGACCCGACCGGGTACGGCCGGATCCTGCCCGGTCCGGACGGCACCGTGGCCGGGATCGTCGAGCACAAGGACGCCACCGCCGAGCAGCGCCAGATCGACGAGATCAACGCCGGCATCTACGTCTTCGACGCGGCCACCCTGCGGGCCGGGCTGGCCCGGATCACCACCGACAACGCGCAGGGCGAGCTGTACCTGACCGACGTGCTCGCGATCGCCAAGGGCGACGGCAAGCGGGTCGGCGCGTTCGTCACCGAGGACGCCATGCAGACCGAGGGCGTCAACGACCGGGTCCAGCTGGCCACGTTGCGGGCCGAGCTCAACCGGCGCACCCTCGCCGCGCTGATGCGGTCCGGGGTCACCGTGGTCGACCCGAACACCACCTGGGTCGACCAGACCGTCGAGCTCGCCCCGGACGTCACCTTGCTGCCGAACACGCAGCTGCACGGCGCCACCAAGGTCGCCACCGGCGCCACCATCGGCCCGGACACCACGCTGACCGATCTCGAGGTCGGCGAGGGCGCCACCATCATCCGCTGCCACGGGCAGGGCGCGGTCGTCGGCGCGGGCGCGTCGGTCGGACCGTTCGCGTACCTGCGGCCGGGGACCACGCTCGGTGCGAAGGGCAAGATCGGCACGTTCGTCGAGACCAAGAACGCCGCGATCGCCGACGGCGCCAAGGTCCCGCACCTCACCTACGCCGGGGACGCGACGATCGGGGCGGGCGCGAACATCGGCGCCGGCACGATCTTCGCCAACTACGACGGCGTCAACAAGTTCCACAGCACCGTCGGGCGGTACGCGTTCGTCGGCAGCAACTCGGTGCTGGTGGCCCCCGCGGACATCGCCGACGGGGCGTACATCGCGGCCGGGTCCGCGGTGGACCAGCCGGTCGGACCGGGTGAGATCGCGGTGGCCCGCGGCCGGCAGCGCAACATCAAGGGCTGGGTGGCTCGCAAGCGGGCCGGCACCAAGACCGCGAAGGCGGCCGAGGCGGCGCTGGCGGCGCAGGCCGAGGGCGGCACGGCGGCGGTCGAGGGCACTCCGGAGCAGGCGGACCCGGCTCCGCTGAGCGACACTGGCGAGAAGGCGTAA
- a CDS encoding IS256 family transposase, whose product MMADVEHAEEPGPGSGLDGLDEQLVEQLVGQARAGGLQLTGEGGLLQQLTKRVLESALEGEITDHLGYDKHDPAGRGTGNSRNGVRSKTVLTDVGEVEIDVPRDREASFEPRIVAKRQKRLSGVDEMVISLSAKGLTTGEISAHLGEVYGARVSRQTISTITDKVVEGMVEWQNRPLDPVYPVVFIDAIHVKVRDGQVSNRPIYVALAVTCEGHRDILGLWAGDGGEGAKYWLHVLTELKNRGVADVLMVVCDGLAGLPDAIGTVWPRAITQTCIVHLLRNSFRYAGRQHWAAIAKALKPVYTAPTEAGAKERFAEFTEAWGGRYPAIVRLWDNAWAEFVPFLAFDPEIRRVICSTNAIESVNARIRRAVKARGHFPNEQAALKCVYLAIMSLDPTGNGRKRWTMRWKPALNAFDIAFEGRLTTGRN is encoded by the coding sequence ATGATGGCTGACGTGGAGCATGCTGAGGAGCCGGGGCCTGGGTCGGGGCTGGATGGTCTGGATGAGCAACTGGTCGAGCAGTTGGTGGGACAGGCCCGGGCCGGCGGGCTGCAGTTGACCGGTGAGGGCGGGCTGTTGCAGCAGCTGACCAAGCGGGTGCTGGAATCCGCGCTCGAGGGCGAGATCACCGATCACCTGGGCTATGACAAGCACGATCCGGCCGGCCGCGGGACGGGCAATTCGCGCAATGGTGTGCGTTCGAAGACGGTGCTGACCGATGTTGGCGAGGTCGAGATCGATGTGCCGCGTGATCGTGAGGCGTCGTTCGAGCCGAGGATCGTGGCGAAGCGGCAGAAGCGGTTGTCGGGGGTGGACGAGATGGTGATCTCGTTGTCGGCCAAAGGTCTGACTACCGGTGAGATCTCGGCGCATCTGGGCGAGGTGTATGGGGCGCGGGTGTCGCGGCAGACGATCTCCACGATCACCGACAAGGTGGTCGAGGGCATGGTCGAGTGGCAGAACCGGCCCCTGGACCCGGTGTATCCGGTGGTGTTCATCGACGCGATCCACGTCAAGGTCCGCGATGGGCAGGTGTCGAACCGGCCGATCTATGTGGCGTTGGCGGTGACTTGTGAGGGTCACCGCGACATTCTCGGGTTGTGGGCAGGTGACGGCGGCGAGGGCGCGAAGTACTGGCTGCATGTGCTGACCGAGCTCAAGAACCGCGGCGTCGCGGATGTTTTGATGGTGGTGTGTGACGGGCTGGCCGGGTTGCCGGACGCGATCGGCACCGTGTGGCCGCGGGCGATCACCCAGACCTGCATCGTGCACCTGCTCCGCAACAGTTTCCGCTACGCCGGCCGGCAGCACTGGGCCGCGATCGCAAAGGCGCTCAAGCCGGTCTACACAGCACCGACCGAGGCCGGCGCCAAGGAACGGTTCGCCGAGTTCACCGAGGCCTGGGGCGGGCGCTACCCGGCGATCGTCAGGTTGTGGGACAACGCCTGGGCCGAGTTCGTTCCATTCCTGGCCTTCGATCCCGAGATCCGCCGGGTGATCTGCTCGACCAACGCGATCGAGTCCGTGAACGCCCGGATCCGACGCGCGGTCAAGGCCCGCGGCCACTTCCCCAACGAGCAAGCCGCACTCAAGTGCGTCTACCTCGCGATCATGAGCCTGGACCCGACCGGCAACGGCCGCAAACGCTGGACCATGCGCTGGAAACCCGCACTCAACGCCTTCGATATCGCCTTCGAGGGCCGGCTCACCACTGGCCGTAACTAA
- a CDS encoding 50S ribosomal protein L25/general stress protein Ctc, protein MAEVKIQAESRTEFGKGAARRIRRDNKVPAVLYGHGSDPVHITLPGHDTMLALKTANALLLIEVAGGESHLALPKQVQRDPIKGFIEHVDLVIVKRGEKVQVEIQVHLEGEAVSDTLVVTEHPTVLVEAEATHIPEGVTVSIEGLDVGAQIHASDLVLPSGTTLAIEPDTLIVNVTAAPTAEQVDAELADAEAEAGIEKDEPEAAEAEEPVAAAAE, encoded by the coding sequence GTGGCCGAGGTCAAGATCCAAGCCGAGTCGCGCACGGAATTCGGCAAGGGTGCTGCCCGCCGAATCCGCCGGGACAACAAGGTTCCCGCCGTCCTCTACGGCCACGGCAGTGACCCGGTGCACATCACGCTGCCCGGTCACGACACCATGCTGGCCCTGAAGACCGCGAACGCCCTGCTGCTGATCGAGGTGGCCGGTGGCGAGAGCCACCTGGCGCTGCCGAAGCAGGTCCAGCGCGACCCGATCAAGGGCTTCATCGAGCACGTCGACCTGGTCATCGTGAAGCGCGGTGAGAAGGTCCAGGTCGAGATCCAGGTGCACCTCGAGGGCGAAGCGGTCAGCGACACCCTGGTCGTCACCGAGCACCCGACCGTGCTGGTCGAGGCCGAGGCCACCCACATCCCCGAGGGTGTCACCGTCTCCATCGAGGGTCTCGACGTCGGCGCCCAGATCCACGCCTCCGACCTGGTCCTGCCGAGCGGCACCACGCTGGCGATCGAGCCGGACACGCTGATCGTGAACGTCACCGCGGCCCCGACCGCCGAGCAGGTCGACGCCGAGCTGGCCGACGCCGAGGCCGAGGCGGGCATCGAGAAGGACGAGCCGGAGGCCGCCGAGGCCGAGGAGCCGGTCGCCGCCGCGGCGGAGTAA
- a CDS encoding GrpB family protein has product MIEVVEYDSGWPLRFEALRREYAEALSGAGVPVLGIEHVGSTSVPGLAAKPVIDCDIVVAAADVPAAAAVLAGLGFRPLGELGIPQRWAFKAPERLAGTNTYVVVDGCLSLRNHLAVRDVLRSDPVLRDEYAAVKRQVGASAADIDEYGQGKNAVIQRILSAAGLSADERASIDGNQVPSHSEVPR; this is encoded by the coding sequence GTGATTGAGGTGGTCGAGTACGACTCGGGTTGGCCGTTGCGGTTCGAGGCGCTGCGACGGGAGTACGCGGAGGCGCTGTCCGGTGCGGGCGTGCCAGTGCTGGGAATCGAGCATGTCGGGAGTACGTCGGTACCTGGGCTGGCCGCGAAGCCGGTGATCGACTGCGACATCGTCGTTGCCGCGGCGGACGTGCCGGCGGCTGCCGCGGTGTTGGCCGGGCTCGGTTTCAGGCCGCTCGGCGAGCTGGGTATCCCTCAGCGGTGGGCGTTCAAGGCCCCCGAGCGGTTGGCTGGTACCAACACCTACGTGGTCGTCGACGGCTGCCTGTCGTTGCGGAACCACCTCGCCGTCCGGGACGTGCTGCGCTCGGATCCGGTACTCCGCGACGAGTACGCGGCCGTCAAGCGGCAGGTCGGCGCGAGCGCGGCGGACATCGACGAGTACGGCCAGGGGAAGAACGCGGTGATCCAGCGCATCCTGAGCGCGGCCGGACTGAGCGCGGACGAGCGGGCGTCGATCGACGGCAACCAGGTCCCGTCACACTCCGAAGTTCCGCGCTGA